The segment AATtcattttgtgtgtgtgtgttaggGGGAAGGTTGAAAGCTATGATTAAACTTGTGCCAACATTTGAAAGAAGTGTGAAAAAACATGGAGCATACATGGTTCTAAACATTAGATTTATGACATCCTCTACTATGTTTTCCACGTCCACCACGAGAACCACAACTTTTGAAAGAGTTGTAAAATTGTTCAGTTGATTATGAAGGAGGTGAGTCCTTAGATGAGAAAAGTGAGATTTAAGCTCTAGTAGATTTGGTGTCAACATGTGTGAGATTGAGAGATGAAGTCTTAGTCAGTATGTCTTTCTTGTATTTTTCAAGATGCAACTCGTGTGCAAGGAGTAAACCATAAACCTCATCAAGACCAAGAATATCAAACTTACTTTTAGTTGAAGCTATTACTGGCGCATAATCGGAAGGTAACCCTTCTACAATCACATCAATGTGGTGACTTTCAAAAACAAGATCTCTAATTGATGCTAATGCAATACATAGTTACGAGAATTGGAAGAAGACACTTTTAACTCACACCTTCAAGTTTGTTCCCACAAAGATAAAGTGATTTCACAcgtgtttgtttttgaaaataagTGAACAAATTGTTCCATTGTTCATGCACATGATGGCAACCAAGAACCCGAGATATTATTTTGCTTGAGATTCAGGTATATGGTGAGAACTTAGTTGTCAGAGAATCACCACTCTGTGATGGACATGGGGGTGGCGGAGGAGGTGTGAGATCCACCTTAGATCAAACTACCTTACTGATAGCATATTAGATTAGAGAGAATGATAAAGTAGATTCTAATTTGCAATTTTGCTCACTGGACCGCCTAATCTAGTTCAGGGTTAGTTTTGACATCAAGTGATTTTAGTTTTCtctcgatcgcagttgcgggggattgaACCATAGTCCTCTCTACCAAATATAACGTCAATCACCACTAAATCAACAAACAATTGGTCCTAATTTTCAATTCTGTTGAAAGTGTTTTTCATAGTTTCAAAATAAGTTACAACGATGCACTTGTAAAATCCTTGCTATTGCAGGTTGTATTTATCGGTTACTAGCATGTGTCAGTTACTAATAATTAACTGTATGAATTAACACATAGCTATAgctaggggtgctcaaaaccaaaccaacccaatagtaaaccgcaaaccaaaccaaaccaaaccgaaaccgcaaaaaaccgcatttggttcagattagtttgggtcattttttaacaaaaccacacggttcggttcggtttgcggtttgtattttgtaaaccgaaccaaaccgaatcaaaccgcattatgttacaacctaaattttacttaactcacattcaacccaaaattaaacctattatacattagccttatgaatacgaacaattttctcatccttacacatataatttcagtcccgatcttctcaaatctctaataacattatttcaccttctttgctacatacatcttccctcttcttctataatctttactctcctatattctttctttttcaccttctcatctTTATGTAAATGTTCGGTATTtgagtttcatttttatcgcacatcttcttctctaatctctcaacacattttctttttctttttcaccttcactaatctttcgtctcttctattttttttctcattataataattttatatttttttatgctattattttatgtttaatattccacttttgtctaatttaatttttacatattacatggaaaattgttgtcaaaatatgacgagttttgttgttatttgttagtgtatgaatgtctaaatataaaattatgttgtcatatatatgtgtatgtatggatcaataaaatatttgtaaaaaaacgaaccaaccgaaccgaaccaaaccgcattagtttggtttggttcggattttttttaaaagtcaaccgaaccaaacaaaaccgcactattttttctcttgcggttcggatgatttttttcgtcaaaaccgcccaaaccgcaccgcgagtaCCCCTAGCTATAGCATGTCTGTAACTTGACATGTGTTAGTTACTACTAATTAACTGTATGATATTACAAGTGTCAATAAACTATAACAAGTAAGGAAGGAAAAATAAGAAACTATTTCATTTTCAAGGTTCAACTCACCATTACAATAAACTATAACAAGTATTATAATAATAGAAGTGAACCATACAATAatacaatataaatatttttccttttaataaaaTAGTCTTACAACTATGTACTATATTCCCTCCTTCAATATTCATCTCTTCACACAAGCTGCATCAGAAATTGTGTGTCATAAAACTCTCAAATCATGTTGATCATACACAAATTCACTGCAATCTTTCAATCAATAGATAGTCTTGAATGGCTTAAAAACTTTAAGATCAAGGAAAATCCCAGCAATAGAACCAACTGTAGCTGCTATAGTAATTACAAGACAAGCACCACTAAGCAATTGAAGGCAAATCCATTTTGTGCTCCACTTTGGTATTTTCTTTTGAAGTATATACATCTCCACTGGAAAATAAACACTTAGAGGCCAAAATCCAAGTGCACCAAGAAGCCCAACAATATCATTGAAGAATGGAAGAAGCATCGATACCAAAGTTGTCACTATCACAAAAACTGTCCTCCAAACCAATCTGAAAAGGTTGAGTTTATACATTTCTAAACCCGGGATCGGAATCTTTATGTTCTTGTTCATAAAATAACTGTCCGGGAATCTTTTCTCCGCGTAATTTTCCACGAAAGCATAAAGGGGTTGACAGTAAACTTGGTAGGCACCAATAAGGTGGATCACTATGGCAGCATTGGCTATGTCAAGGAGCCAAAATGGGTTATAGAATCCAAAACCGGTTAAAAGGTTTCCTGGACTTGAATTTCCAAACGCTGCGTATCCGAAACAACCGCATAGCATATAGAAAAATGTTGTCACTATAACGCTGACTAGTGTAGCCTTCTTCATTACTTTCGACTCTGACGGAGGTGGTGCTTTTACTGTGTCctgttttataatataatataattctttAAAATTTTGTTCGATTTATAAGGTGAGGAGTGTcgttctttataaaaaaaatatagaaaaaaagtATTAAAGTAATACCTGAATTTCTATAAGAATCATGGAGAATGAGTAAGCAAAAGCTATGTCTCCAAGAGCTTGCAAACTCCCCCAAGTTTTCTGAGCTTTTGTCACATTATTTATCCCACTCAAAGTTCCAGCAAACTTTTTGTTCTCTATTATATTATTGtccaaatattttcataaatatatataataaaatttatgcaAAAATAGAAGACAAACTAACAATAAACTGCGTGTTGTAGACG is part of the Vicia villosa cultivar HV-30 ecotype Madison, WI unplaced genomic scaffold, Vvil1.0 ctg.000287F_1_1, whole genome shotgun sequence genome and harbors:
- the LOC131626425 gene encoding amino acid permease 3-like; the protein is MVVETNGNNNHHHQTFDVSSIDQPLDSKFFDDDGRVKRTGTSWTASSHIITAVIGSGVLSLAWAIAQLGWIAGPVVMILFAWVTYYTSVLLCECYRNGDPEKGKRNYTYMEVVNSNFGGIQVQLCGIIQYLNLVGVAIGYTVASAISMMAIERSNCFHRSGGKDPCHMNSNIYMIAFGAVQIIFSQIPDFDQLWWLSIVAAVMSFTYSTIGLGLGIGKVIENKKFAGTLSGINNVTKAQKTWGSLQALGDIAFAYSFSMILIEIQDTVKAPPPSESKVMKKATLVSVIVTTFFYMLCGCFGYAAFGNSSPGNLLTGFGFYNPFWLLDIANAAIVIHLIGAYQVYCQPLYAFVENYAEKRFPDSYFMNKNIKIPIPGLEMYKLNLFRLVWRTVFVIVTTLVSMLLPFFNDIVGLLGALGFWPLSVYFPVEMYILQKKIPKWSTKWICLQLLSGACLVITIAATVGSIAGIFLDLKVFKPFKTIY